AAGTAGAAAGTGCAGCTCATCAAATCTTGGTGATTCCTGACTAATATATCTACAAAACAGACATGACTGGGCTGTCATGTTTCCAAATTACAGCCATGTTATGCTCCGCTTATCTATAAAAAAAGAAGCGGAAATCTCATGGCACTCTTACGTATTGAAAAGAATAATGGCATTGCAACGGTATATTTAAACCGTCCTGACAAACGCAATGCCATGAGTTTTGCCTTATTAAAAGAACTTGTTTCAACAGCAAAAGCCATTAAAAAGGACCGTGATATTCGCTGTGTGATTTTGACAGGTGAAGCACAAGTTTTTAGCGCCGGAATTGATTTATCCGACCTAAACAATCCAAAAAATTCTGCTTTTGCCATTTGGGAGCTTGTAAAACCAGGCCAAAGCCTATTTCAAAAAGCATTTCTTATTTGGCAAAATTTACCTGTACCTGTGATTGCGGCACTAGAAGGATACTGTTTTGGCGCAGGCATGCAACTTGCCTTAGCAGCCGACATTCGGATTTCTCACCCTGACACTAAAATGTCGATTATGGAAAGTCGTTGGGGCTTAGTTCCAGATATGGGACTTACTCGTTCATTGAAAGGTTTAATTGGCGTTGACCTTGCAAAAGAACTCACCTTAACCGCTCGTGTTTTCGATGGAAATTATGCAAAAGAAATTGGTCTTGTCACTCATTTAAGCGACGCTCCACTAGAGAAAGCAAATGAAATTGCAGCTGAAATGTTACAGCGCTCACCAGATGCGCTCACTGCGGCAAAACGTGTACTTGATGCGATGGAGCACCAACCAGAAAAATCATTACGTTTAGAAAAAATCTGGCAACTTAAATTATTACTTGGTAAAAATAGCAAGCTTGCTCGTAAAAAAGACAAACATCCGGAAGTTAATTTTTTACCACGCCAATATAAATAAAGAGCTTAGATTATGAATTTTGATCGCAACATCCCTATTGCTTTTTTAGGTATAGGGTTGATGGGAAGCCGCATGGCAACCCGTCTTATTCAGGCAGGTTTTCAAGTTGCTGTTTGGAACCGGACCTCTTCTGCATGTGAAGAACTGATTGATATCGGCGCACAGCCTTTAGATCTTATAAATATTGGCGAATATCCTGTTATTTTAACTTGTCTCGCAGATGACAAAGCCGTACAAAGTGTATTCGAGCAAATTCAACCTCACTTAAAAGCTAAACAGGTGATTGTTGATTTCTCAAGCTTATCTGTTGCTGTAACAAAAACACTTGCTCAAGATGCTGCCAAGCATGAGGTTACTTGGATTGATTCTCCTGTGTCGGGAGGAACAGCTGGGGCAGAACAAGGCACACTTGTCATTTTTGCAGGCGGTGATGCTCAAACAATTACAGAGTTAACGCCTATTTATAATGTTCTATCTCAACGTGTAACACGCATGGGAGACACAGGAACTGGTCAAGCCACCAAAATTTGTAATCAACTCATCGTCGCAGCCAACAGCGCGCTTATTGCAGAGGCTGTCGCGCTTGCAGACCGAGCGGGTGTAGATACAACTTTACTCGCTCCAGCCTTAGCAGGCGGATTTGCAGACTCTA
This genomic stretch from Acinetobacter pittii harbors:
- a CDS encoding crotonase/enoyl-CoA hydratase family protein; the encoded protein is MALLRIEKNNGIATVYLNRPDKRNAMSFALLKELVSTAKAIKKDRDIRCVILTGEAQVFSAGIDLSDLNNPKNSAFAIWELVKPGQSLFQKAFLIWQNLPVPVIAALEGYCFGAGMQLALAADIRISHPDTKMSIMESRWGLVPDMGLTRSLKGLIGVDLAKELTLTARVFDGNYAKEIGLVTHLSDAPLEKANEIAAEMLQRSPDALTAAKRVLDAMEHQPEKSLRLEKIWQLKLLLGKNSKLARKKDKHPEVNFLPRQYK
- the glxR gene encoding NAD(P)-dependent oxidoreductase — encoded protein: MNFDRNIPIAFLGIGLMGSRMATRLIQAGFQVAVWNRTSSACEELIDIGAQPLDLINIGEYPVILTCLADDKAVQSVFEQIQPHLKAKQVIVDFSSLSVAVTKTLAQDAAKHEVTWIDSPVSGGTAGAEQGTLVIFAGGDAQTITELTPIYNVLSQRVTRMGDTGTGQATKICNQLIVAANSALIAEAVALADRAGVDTTLLAPALAGGFADSKPFQILTPRMATHTFEPIQWKVQTLSKDLNNAVTLANNVNLDIPVAQKALLQLQTHQKNGFAEKDLATMIQLVEQK